CTGTCTGGAACCACAACAACACTGAAGGGCCGAGAACAAACAACCACCTAGAGGGTTGGCACCATCACCTGAACCAAACTGTGCAGCGCTGTCATCCCAACATCTTCAgtttcatctccaccatcaaGTCCTTGGAATCCTCAAACAGAAGACTGCTTGCTCAGATGATGCATGGTGCCAACCCTCCACCCAGGAAGAGGAAGTATGTTCAACTGGACACTCGTCTGCAGAACCTGAAGACCCAGCTGCAGAACAACCAGAAGACACCCTTGGAGTTCGTGGACGCTGCAGGAAGATTGCTGAAATTAGACTGAACACTGTGCACATGATATACCTGTACCTAGCAACATTCAGTGATGACTATTTTGGCTATGCGACAAATTAAATGCGctatgtgataaatgtgtgataaatgtgtaatgtgttgtatgtaaaataaacatgagattacacgtgtgtttatatttttgttgaaaatgaactgatCCAAGAGTCGCATGATAGGGGTGACAGGTAGTAATTAGAAATCAGTCGTCCATTAAGTTTGTGTATTTAATGAGTAGTCCAGTTGGAGAGTAGTCGTAATGGGAGGGAACCGCGTAAACAGTGGTTTTCCTGTGTATATACTATGCGTGAtgtgtttcagtgagtgagcgaggtaATACTGTTTAAGGAAGTTTCACTTTCACAACACATCTCTAATATCTAATAATAATTCTGAACTGTCTGGAGTGGGGAGAGCTAACAATATAGTCAGGTTAAATGGGATTCGAAGCTACGATCAAAGTAACCTAGGACCTCTTAAGCAGCCAGCCATAATAGTTCGGGTTTTGGCAATTGTACAGAACGgaaggggacacaagaaaaagacatcacacattgtagcaatatggggaatcgaacccgggtctccagcgtgacaagcgaacaccttCACCAGGATTCTACCCTACCTTCCATCTCACAAATAACaggtgttccaaggtcaaggtcgcaaaGCAGACAGTAtattgtgtggccaccattagcatcagTGGTTGCTTGGCATGGGCGTtccatagactggaccagagAGAAAACAAGGAATTACAATTCCGTGTGACCAGAGCTGATTTTGATGTCTTTTTCCACTTTCACGCGAGAAATTAGGATCGGCTAATCGAAACATAGGTCAATGCCTGAATAGGTTGATGAGACTCATGTTTTGGTTTGCAAAATTCGTGTAGCTACAGGGGATTTCACTATCGATGTGAACATTTTTTACTTTATATGTTGCACGGGAGGGTCACGGGTTTGATCAACcatgatattgcaagaatatttatttataataGGCGTAAAGTCATACTCACTCAGTGTACATTCTCCATTGGGCAGTAAGTTCATTCAACCCCTGAACGTATTAAGTGTGTTCAATATTGCTACTACGTTGACACAGCCCATGAAAGGAgcagttgtacaaaacaaccataTCCCTAAGTCTACCTttgtctatgttaaggtgtgggagCTACGGTCACCTTAACTTTAAGTACAACGGCATCCAGGTCACTGAAAGCATGAGGAACAATCCATTCCACCGGGACAGAATAGCGGCCACATCATCGAGTCTTGAGATTAGATCTGTTTTTagttggcaagcatgggatttTTGGAACGTGTTTGTCTTGTAAAATGTCCATAATCAAAAGCATTTGTGATACATGTGACACACATGATCAGTTTCAATATATCGAGTACATGTCCGCCATAACATCCTGTGTGTTTCCAGCAAGTAATGAACGCATTCCTCATAGATCCCTTTACTACTTAAGCTTTTGTCCcattcaaacattcaaagtccCTCTCAATCTATCCACTCATTTTAAACGTAGAATGTGCCTTTTTAAGGTATGGCTagttgtgtgtaaataatgacaaGATGTGTGTACATTGCAAATAGCTGACGggatggtgtaaaaccaaatgAATCCAAGCAGGATCCAAACATCTTGAACGACCCCATGGTCCCacctatggtgatctaccttcagcagTTGGAGATCTATAGTCTGCTTTTACATTGTCTTGTCGTTTCTAGTTGACGTGTTTTAAAATGTGATGTCTGTGATACGCTAGTAGTTTTAAAGTTCTTCGTGAACATCGTTTTAATTTCATGAATCTATAATATAACtgtgaattgttctcgtcacgtaaggctgaaatactgccgaagtgacgataaatattaactcgccCACTCACACATGTATCTTTTCACATAATGTTTTCGTGGTTGTCTCCCTTTATGCAACTGTCAAACATAGTTGATATACCGTGATCATCTGTATTGCAATAAAGCCCCACAGCTGTCGTTTATCATGAGCTGTTCTGCACCTTTCCTTCACTGCCTGAGGGCTTATGTCTGATGAAAAGGTCCGGAGGATGCCATGGAGACAGATACAGATGCAGCAAATCATATTTTTGTGCAGCCAGACCACGAGTGCCCTACTTGAGCAGATTTTCGTGAATCCGGATATGACCAAGTGGTAACACAAGTGCTAGGGGTCCCGAATGGTGACTGATACAACTCACGAGGGTATGTCAGTCCGGAAACCTGTAGCTCAGGACCCACTTACGCGATCTGTTGTGCTGGAAACAACTCTTCATGTGGCAGCTGAAGTATCTTTTCGTCATCTTCAACAGCAAGAGAAATACAAGGCTgcttttgtcattgttttcaaATGGAAGATATAAATATGAAAGCTTGGTTTTtataagatttcattttttcgaaatttGAGCTTATTTTGCAGTATGTGATTGTCTACGTATCAGGTGTAGGACAGTTTAAATCGGCCTTGGGGATATTTCCTCTAAAAATTAATATTGTACAACATGATAAGCGTATATAACCTGATTCTGATattgggtgcaatatgtgaagcgtACCCCGCATTTGACCTGCCCCGTtttgatatgactgaaatattggtaaCAGCGGCTTAACACCATACTCACGTTCTCACTACTACATGTCTGATATTGATTAACTAAAGACCGTACGCTTCCTGGTTCTCAGGTCGTGATAAAAAAGAGCAGGAAAGATTTTTTCAGTCGTAGATAATGTCGTGGAAAAACACATGCATTTACGATACAGAGGTCTGTCTTTTGATTGGTCTAAACCTTCCTCAAACTGAAACGTAACAAGCTGTAAAAGCCAGCTCAGAACTTTCCTCCACCAGTCGGAATCACTGTGGCAACAAAGAAACTGCTGCTTTGAAAATCATAGACTATACGAAGATTTTATCTGTAAGTATTGTTAACATACATTCAGTCATATTTCAAAGTTTAAGTATTTAATTTAgttgtttgtattgtatattgcTTCCCGATATTGTATACTTGACCACATAAGCCAACACCGTGCAATGCACGAACAATATATAATGGCTTAATTTTGTTGTATGGTGATCATAGAGTATGATCAATATATGCAATCTGTATTTATAATAACGATGATAAAGAAATTTAGATGACATCAATGTACTAACATGGCATACCTGGGAGTGTAATATGGTATATCTAAGGTATTAGGACTGCGGGGATAGCAACATGACATATGTGTGTAATCAGGAATGCAAGGGCATTAACGCAGCATATCTGTGTAATCAACAATGCAGGGATATTAACATAGAATATGTGTGTAATCAGGAATGCAGGTATAGTAAAGTAGCACATCTGTGTAATCAGGAATGCAGGGATATTAACATAGAATACCTGTGCAATCAGGAATGCAGGGATATTAACATAGAATATCTGTGCAATCAGGAATGCAAGTGCAGTAACGTAGCATTCATGTGTAATCAGGCATACAGGGATATTAACGTAGCATATCTGTGCAATCAGGAATGCAGGGCTGTTAACAAAAGAATATCTGTGTAATCAGGAATGCAGGGATATTAACAAAAGAATATCTGTGTAATCAGGAATGCAGGGATATTGCCTTGATATTTCTGTGAACAGAAAGGATGGGCTATCAACATGAATTGTAAGGAATATTAGCATATCATCATGAAATGCCTGTTATATGAAGGCAGGGATATTAGCGTATCATATCTATATATTCAGGAAGGTTGGGATATTGACAAGACACATTCTCATAAAGTGAATGTGAAGACTTGCATGACAAGAATGAAATTGTTGGACTGTTAAAACTAAAAACTTTGATGGCGTAATTGTTCATGTTGCCAGAAAGTCCAGCTTAGAGGAGTGATCCTTTAGTGAAGTACTTGGATTGTTAAGAGGATAAAACAAGGGTCGTCGGGAAGGCTTTAGGGACTAAATCAAATGTATCCAACACGTAGCTATGGTGAACGCCCCAACCGAGTCATTTAGACTAAACTTTGTGCTGCAGCGTATTTCAGATTGAAAGAATTTAATTACTGGTGGCATTAGAATGTTGGCACTACATGCCCATTCACTTTCACCCATAGACATGCTTTCCACATATTAATTTCGATCATATTTGCCCTAGTATTAACATTGTATTATATTATTTAAAGTGCGTTATTTGCTCTAACAATCTCTCTCACTTGGTTGATAAGTCATCGTGTACCAAataatcgatgttcatgctgttaatcacctcATTGCCTAATCCACACTCGAATCCacactcgattaattacagacatcCTTCATACAACTGGAGTGAGGCGTGCAACAACCCAACCTAACACCTAACGATCGTCTCCTTTCCTTTCTTTTCAGCTCCCAAGTTCCATGTAATACTTGATCAATCTCTCCaaaatcctttgaaagaatTCATCTGGGAATACAAGCTTTTTTAGCCATGAAAATGTGGACAAGGATATTGGTGATACTGATTTCAAGATTGGCTTTCACGAGTTTGGAGTTTCTTGACTGTGCACCTTGCAAGTGTTCTGGTCATAAAGGAAACGTCACAGCAGATTGTACAGACCTCAACTTGATGGAAATTCCTTCCTCGGTCCCAAATGTGACGACTGTGTTGCTATTTGCTGGAAACAGTTTGTCATTAAAGGAGGACACTTTCGAAAACTTGACGTATCTTAAAACTTTAGATTTACGTAGAAATACATTGACATATACAAGGACAAGATTTCCTACGTTCATGTTCCAAAATCTCACTAATCTGACCATTCTTAAAATCAATGATAACAATGCTGATTCCTCTAACAATGACCCAAAGTACCCTACTGATGCATTAGAGAAACTGCAATCTCTCGAATGGTTGAGTATTGACGGTCTGAAATATCAGACATTTCCCACTGGGTTCTCCAAACTGAAACGTCTTAAAAGACTGTCAGTTACGAGCAGTATTAATacatgtaacatttattctgtaAATGTGATTACATTCAAATACTTGAATCCATCCCTTGATCACATTGATGTAGTGAACTGCAACCTACGTGTCGTTGAACCGGGGACATTTGCTCACCAAAAGCGtcttaaaactttagatattTCAAAAAACTTTTACCTGCGGTTTGATGGCGTCACGAATGCAGCACATCTGATATCTGGATCTCTTGAGAAATTAATCATCAACGAGGTAGTCCCACCACATACACTTTGTGTTGCAATTAAAGATCAATTTTGCAGAAATCTTAATCACACTAAACTTGTTGAACTACACGCAAAGAACAATAAAGTTAGTGTTTTCAATGCTGCCGCCCTCACCTACCTTCCAAAGACACTTAAAAGGGTATATATGAATGGAAACAGGTTTCAGTATGGAATTTACGTTGGCTCCATTGCGTCTTTAACAGGATTAGAAGAAGTCTATTTAGGCGGCCCTTTCAGTTGGAAAATGCCATTTCCGCACCTTCCAGAGATGGTGCAAACATCACCCTATAATGATTGCAATAACTGTGAAAATGAACATTCTGCATATACGCCTGATGAACACTCTTCATCTTCTTTAGCAATGACCAGTCCTTATCCCGTTAAAATCAATTTACCACCGAACCTCAAAATAGTGTCCCTTTCTTCTTCACAACTGTATTACCATATACAGACCGTTAGTGTCAACGATAATAATACCATCACAGAAATTGATGTTTCGAGGAATCTTTTGACggaatggaatggaaacatttcgggacttgaaaaagttgaaaaattaaatatttcaggAAACATTGCGCATAATGTCGGTGTAGGTTTCTTCCCATCGTTTAAGAAGCTAGTAAATCTTGATATTTCACATAACCAATTAGGAAGCGCGTTACTAAAACGTGAAATATTCAGCGGTTTGAGTAAACTTCAGACTTTAAACTTGTCAAATAACTTCATCACTAAATTGTTACCTAAAGTCTTTAGCGATCTGTCATCACTGATCGAGCTAAAACTTTCAACTAATAGCATTCAGCAAGTGCAGTTCGACATCGCTCATATGAAAAATCTCAAAGTCCTGGAATGTTCAAAGAATCAAATACAATGGTTGGAGCACAGTTTTAGGGCGATCCTGGACGAAATCTCGAATGATCACATTATCACAGTGGATCTGTCTCAAAATCCTATTGCTTGTACGTGTGATAACATTCATTTTCTATCTTGGATGAAAACATCCCGAATAAACGGCAGAATTTCATTTGGAAACCTTCAAAAGTATGTCTGCGTTTATGATGATAGTCACAGAGTAAACCTGGAAAATCTTGAGGAAGTTGTAAGAGAACTGGAGATGTCTTGCTATTCCTATTCCGGATTCTTTATTGGGAGTGCACTTGTTTTATTTGTATATCTTGGTTTCTTAGCATGTTCACTGTTGTATAGATTTCGATGGAAGCTGAGATACGTTTACTATGCAGCCAGACACAGACGTAGTACAACTGAATCATCAAGCCATGAATTCGTTTTCGATGCCTTTGTGTCCTCCGCAGAAGAAGATCGTGAGTTTGTTGTCAGTGAGCTCCTTGTCAAGCTAGAGGAAGAGTCAGACATGAGACTAAACTTCCATCAGCGGGACTTCACCGTTGGCCGCCCTATAGCTCACAATATCATTGACGCTGTCAAAAATAGTAAAAGGACGCTGGTTATCTTATCCAGAGATTTCTTAAAGAGCTTCTGGTGTATCCTCGAGGTTCAGATGGCTCATATGGAGGGTGTGTCTACTGGCAGGGACGTGTTGCTGATAATTTTGATGGAGCACATTCCAGCCAACGAAATCCCAGTGGAAGTATTTTATCATATGCAATCGGATTCTTACATTGAATACCCACTGGAAGGGGAGAAGGACGTTTTCTGGAGGCGTCTCATTGCATCCCTTAAGGAATAACTGAACAACTGAACGGATAGAGAACTGTGTGCagcgttttttgttttgttttttgttggtttttttgtttttgttttgtttctttttgaggTGTTCACAAGGCAGATAAGTCTGAgcctgtgaataatcaagtatgAGCATGAAAACATCTGACTGAAATTGTTAATCCTGCCCTCATGTTCAGGCAAGTCAGTGAGTTACTGAGTTAGGTTTACTGCCgctttaagcagtattccagttatatcttGGTGTGTCAGTAATGCGACAAGGAACTGACGTTCACCTGTTTGGGATTCAAATCCACAAGCATGTGTTCCTGGAGAAGCGGGTGGTCTCAACTCGGCATTATGCCTCAGGCGACTATACCAGCCGTTATCCTGCCAGGTCAAGGAGTCTACCATTTCCTTTATCTCAGTCACCGCTTAAGATAAGCAATATGGAGGTGGTGACTGCTGTGCCTATTTTATGTACAGTTTTAATCAAGATTAGCAGTATGGAGGTGGTGATTGTTGTCCCTACACCATGTACAGTTTTAATCACGATAAGCAGTATGAAGATGGTGATTGTTGTGCCTATATCATGTACAGTTTTAATTAGAGTAAGCAATATGGAGGTGGTGATTGCTGTGCCTGTATAATGTAAAGTTTTAATTACAGTGCATATTACGATTCAACAAGTTTTGTGTGATATTTGACATGTAAAGATGCCGTACATACATTTCTTACCGTAACCGTTTCACATATCGAAGTAGACTGATATGTGAAGTGAACTGAGATCTGAAGTAAGTTGACATCcatttttcttttgtagatGGCGATGTATTTGAGATAAGAATCTCAGGCAGTGATGTGGCTTTAGGATTCTTCGCTCACATGATGTGCACGCTATCACTACCCCATACTTtggctggttttatagtgctagatgACTGAGAAACCAAGCACGGATACCCCTCTCAGGCACATTATACTGAATCCGAGCCGACCAATCTTTGTTTTACCCATTAAAGGCGAGCACTAGAGAAGGACCAGCAAGAACCATATTTTAGTGGGTATTTTTGTGTTTGCTCGTCTCACCGAAGatccggttcgattccctatatgggtatgatatgtgaagcccatttctggtgatattgctgaaatagtgctaTAAGCAGCGCTCAGTGACTCACTCATTAACAAGATGACGAGTTCAGGCTTCCGGCGTATCTCAAGACACGAGCTGTCAACATGTTGCTCTAACTACATCACTTTTCATGTGTACATGTTCGTTTGCCAGACAGCTTATATTATTGCATTTCCGTCGTTTAGTGTATTATTTCCAGATTTCATTTGAATTATTGGCTGAAAATAGATGTTAGTTGTTTTCGAATCAATAAAATGTCTCAATCCATTGATTTTATGTTGTGTGATTTACAAGTCACTGTGATAAACTGCATCGCTGGCATAGAATATTTGGCCCCGTGAAGATAGATCTACAGCAAACATGCTGGTAAAAATGgggaatcaggtggtcaagctcgctgactttgttgatgcatgtcatcgtatagcAGTTGCTTTGATCGATGATCATAATGTCAATCATTGGACTGTCTGAACCACTCCCGATTACCCATAGTTACAGCTAAGATGGACTTCCGCTGAAGAGATCAGCGCCCACATGACCAATGGTTTGGAGCGTCTCTACTGTCGTAAAGTGCCTTCTGTTAGGCATTTTGGAGTTTGATAGTGTTTTCTACAGAACACAGCTGACAAGAGTATTGGATCACTCAGTAGTCAGTAAGATACCAATGATGAATACATGGAAAAATAATCAGATAGGCAGCATTCTTACACCGGTCGTGAAACTGGCATATTaagttacgccgcactcagcaatattccagccatatggctgcggtctgtaaataatcgagtatggacgagacaatccagtaatcaacaacatgagcatcgatctgcgcatttgggaaccgatgacatgtgtcaaccaagtcagcaagcctgaccacccgatcccgttagtcgcctcatcaGCGGGGAGCCCATATAGACGGGGAGAGGAAACTCCTTGAAAAGCCGccgaacgtatgtctcgggtcgttacgtaaccagtatCTAAGATTgggcccggtttattttcaacagctgattaagttcgctgagtgttgtaacgactgaaatcctacatgtagacgATAGGTTAACTACTTTGTCACTTCAGTGTAAGTCAAACAATTGGTATTAGTGTagattaggacagtagatttgtagtaagcTTCAGGTCGGTATCTTAAAGCTCACTgacttctattctcgattcaccgcgaagatagactaaattgtgccgataaaaacgtTTTTCTCACATTCGTTTattttttagaaggaaaacatacctttagttgaaaggtatttgcaagtaatagtgacagttttatgacttaaaaaattgttatgGTGCaactgaggtgtgtgaaaaatatggcaTTTCGCccatctgttctgatccgccattgaaatactacacgccgttgtttgagtgtttctagttattaattcaaaaacatctttcacatacacctttaattcttgtgaggggaatatactatcagctgaaatatgtttgaaagtaatagtgacagtttcataatctaaaacaaaatattagggtgtatttgaggtgtgtgaaaaatatgcatatgacatattgccgatctgatctgattcgccattgatgcttgaggattatagttccataacctctttatttcttgttgatttcattatttgacaaaactggaaaggtgttttagaatgctttgtgatagttttacactttatttttaaGGGCAGTGTGAttgtgtcagttaacattttgttaatgtccatgccATTCCTCACGTGCAATAAGatttctgaattaattattaatgtaaacaaaaatgtcaaagtagaTGTtgtaaaaggacagctgatgttaacacgtgttgtcgcgatacttttgcgttctttaacatgttttgggagggaaggccgcggtgtatcatttattctttcattcattcacatatgatcttctttcttttattcttttattcattttctttatttctttcatacatTCATGTAATTCTTGCTCTTGATTCTTActattattcattcattcattcattgtaaaattccaacTGATACAAAacactggctgaagttctgttacaTACACTAAAGTTGCGCTGGGaatgagccaagtcactgtgtgcgttgaaGAATGACGAGGCACgtgttaattagtacaaatggcgaagaaagcaagcgagtgacctatccctgtagATTATCCATGTCATCAGTAATGAGCAACGCAGGCCTTGTTGACAAGAGAACGTTTTCATTATCAGAAGAATAGTTTATTTGATAAGCTTCCTGGACGGCTGTTTATACGTGAAACATGCTGCTCACACTCCATGTAGGCACGGAAGAAAGAGATTCTTACCCGGAATTAAGTTGTTAACGGGTGCAAGGAAGAGAGTGAATAAAATTTCTTAACAAACAGCAGATCCATACTTTGCAGTTTTTGCAAatatcatttttgtttctccttcCAATGTTAAAGTGTTTACACGTGTTTTCATGTTTCCTCCTGACTTAACACGAACCT
The nucleotide sequence above comes from Haliotis asinina isolate JCU_RB_2024 chromosome 5, JCU_Hal_asi_v2, whole genome shotgun sequence. Encoded proteins:
- the LOC137284356 gene encoding toll-like receptor 4 produces the protein MKMWTRILVILISRLAFTSLEFLDCAPCKCSGHKGNVTADCTDLNLMEIPSSVPNVTTVLLFAGNSLSLKEDTFENLTYLKTLDLRRNTLTYTRTRFPTFMFQNLTNLTILKINDNNADSSNNDPKYPTDALEKLQSLEWLSIDGLKYQTFPTGFSKLKRLKRLSVTSSINTCNIYSVNVITFKYLNPSLDHIDVVNCNLRVVEPGTFAHQKRLKTLDISKNFYLRFDGVTNAAHLISGSLEKLIINEVVPPHTLCVAIKDQFCRNLNHTKLVELHAKNNKVSVFNAAALTYLPKTLKRVYMNGNRFQYGIYVGSIASLTGLEEVYLGGPFSWKMPFPHLPEMVQTSPYNDCNNCENEHSAYTPDEHSSSSLAMTSPYPVKINLPPNLKIVSLSSSQLYYHIQTVSVNDNNTITEIDVSRNLLTEWNGNISGLEKVEKLNISGNIAHNVGVGFFPSFKKLVNLDISHNQLGSALLKREIFSGLSKLQTLNLSNNFITKLLPKVFSDLSSLIELKLSTNSIQQVQFDIAHMKNLKVLECSKNQIQWLEHSFRAILDEISNDHIITVDLSQNPIACTCDNIHFLSWMKTSRINGRISFGNLQKYVCVYDDSHRVNLENLEEVVRELEMSCYSYSGFFIGSALVLFVYLGFLACSLLYRFRWKLRYVYYAARHRRSTTESSSHEFVFDAFVSSAEEDREFVVSELLVKLEEESDMRLNFHQRDFTVGRPIAHNIIDAVKNSKRTLVILSRDFLKSFWCILEVQMAHMEGVSTGRDVLLIILMEHIPANEIPVEVFYHMQSDSYIEYPLEGEKDVFWRRLIASLKE